A window of the Brachyhypopomus gauderio isolate BG-103 chromosome 14, BGAUD_0.2, whole genome shotgun sequence genome harbors these coding sequences:
- the smim20 gene encoding small integral membrane protein 20 — MPSNRRITLIFGGFVAAVAAAFYPIYFHPLTHTDEYKQMQKINRAGINQADVQPVGVKIWSDPFKPKS, encoded by the exons ATGCccagtaacaggagaatcacgCTCATATTTGGGGGCTTCGTTGCTGCCGTAGCGGCAGCGTTTTATCCCATATATTTTCATCCTCTTACTCATACGGATGAATACA AGCAAATGCAGAAAATTAATCGAGCTGGGATCAATCAAGCAGATGTGCAGCCTGTTG GTGTGAAGATATGGTCAGATCCATTCAAACCAAAGTCCTGA
- the plaa gene encoding phospholipase A-2-activating protein, producing the protein MASPNTYKLSCSIAGHELDVRGLANAYLPEGAFVSVSRDRTAKVWVPNPSENRGYEEMHCMNGHTNFVSCVCIIAPNETYPRGLIATGGNDNIICVFSLDRSDPLFTLQGHKNTVCALSAGKFGTLLSGSWDTTAKVWLSDKCMMTLQGHTAAVWAVVILPEQGLMLTGSADKTIKLWKAGRCEKTYSGHEDCVRGLAVVNDVEFFSCSNDASIRRWRVSGECVQVYYSHTNYIYSLAVCPNGQDFISTGEDRTVRIWKKGECTQTIRLPAQSVWCCCVLSNGDIAIGASDGIIRVFTESEERVASAQDLKAFEDELSKATIDPKTGDLGDIKVEDLPGREHLDEPGNRDGQTRLIKEDNNVEAYQWSMSESRWMKIGDVVGGSSQQNSKKVTFEGKEYDFVFTIDVNEGGPSLKLPYNVNDDPWLVAHNFLQRNDLNPMFLDQVANFIIENTKGHTIGAAPATAVDPFTGSGRYVPGVGGGTDGFGADPFTGAGRYIPGADSPGSANTGAADPFTGGSAYSPAVLQKAGTNIYFPKTDGVMFEQANATQILAKLRELNGNAPQDHRLSDVVLDSLEKLLLTVSDPKSPDLPTAEQINVLWRTSHWPEDIVFPVLDILRLAVRHPEINAQLCGGTEGASLCNHLLGLMSLQGRPANQMLALRTLCNCFAGSRGRTLLLGQREAVLSRASDLRAVCNKNIHVALATLVLNYAGMLHGRPSELEAKAQCLSVASSALEVVQDKEAIFRLLVALGTTVAGDSTAKDLARSLGVSSQITKYTSVSDPAKVGECCRLVLDELQ; encoded by the exons ATGGCGTCGCCCAACACCTACAAGCTGAGCTGCTCCATCGCCGGCCACGAGCTGGACGTCAGGGGCCTGGCCAACGCATATTTACCCGAAGGGGCCTTTGTTTCCGTGTCTCGAGACAGAACCGCCAAAGTCTGGGTCCCAAATCCCAG TGAAAATAGAGGCTACGAGGAGATGCACTGTATGAATGGCCATACCAACTTTGTTTCTTGTGTCTGCATCATCGCCCCCAATGAAACGTACCCCCGTGGACTCATAGCGACCGGCGGCAACGACAACATCATCTGCGTCTTCTCACTGGACCGGTCGGACCCCCTGTTCACTCTACAGGGACACAAAAACACTG TGTGCGCACTCTCGGCTGGGAAGTTTGGGACATTGTTGAGTGGGTCTTGGGACACCACAGCCAAAGTCTGGCTCAGTGACAAGTGTATGATGACTTTACAG GGACACACAGCAGCTGTCTGGGCGGTGGTAATTTTGCCAGAGCAGGGTCTTATGCTCACAGGATCTGCTGACAAGACGATTAAGCTCTGGAAAGCTGGCCGCTGTGAAAAAACATATTCAG GTCATGAGGACTGTGTCAGAGGATTAGCAGTGGTGAACGATGTCGAGTTTTTCTCCTGCAGCAATGATGCCAGCATCAGAAGATGGAGGGTGTCAGGAGAATGTGTTCAAGTGTACTACAGTCACACTAACTACATCTACAGTCTGGCCGTCTGCCCCAATGGACAAG aCTTCATAAGCACAGGAGAGGATAGGACAGTAAGGATTTGGAAGAAGGGGGAATGCACACAGACCATCCGTCTGCCTGCCCAGTCAGTTTGGTGCTGCTGTGTGCTGTCCAACGGAGATATCGCTATAGGGGCTAG TGATGGGATTATCCGTGTGTTCACTGAAAGCGAGGAGCGGGTGGCGAGTGCTCAGGACCTGAAGGCATTTGAAGACGAGCTCTCCAAGGCCACCATAGACCCAAAGACTGGAGACCTTGGAGACATCAAAGTCGAGGATTTACCTGGCAGGGAACACTTGGACGAGCCAG GAAATCGCGATGGACAGACACGCCTCATAAAGGAGGACAATAACGTGGAGGCTTACCAGTGGAGCATGAGCGAAAGCCGCTGGATGAAGATTGGAGATGTGGTGGGAGGGTCTTCCCAACAGAACTCCAAGAAAGTAACATTTGAGGGCAAG GAATACGATTTTGTGTTTACCATTGATGTGAATGAGGGTGGGCCCTCCTTGAAGCTGCCCTATAATGTGAACGATGACCCTTGGCTAGTGGCACACAACTTCCTGCAAAGGAACGACTTAAATCCCATGTTCCTCGACCAGGTTGCTAACTTCATTATTGAGAATACCAAGGGCCACACCATAGGAGCAGCTCCAGCCACGGCAGTAGACCCTTTCACAG GTTCGGGACGTTATGTccctggggtggggggaggaacAGACGGCTTTGGTGCAGACCCCTTCACTG GTGCTGGACGATACATTCCAGGAGCAGACTCTCCTGGCTCCGCCAACACAGGTGCAGCCGATCCGTTCACAG GTGGTAGTGCCTACTCTCCTGCTGTTCTCCAGAAAGCTGGTACAAATATATACTTCCCCAAAACGGATGGAGTTATGTTTGAACAGGCCAATGCAACTCAGATCCTTG CCAAGCTACGAGAGCTTAATGGCAATGCTCCTCAGGACCACAGGCTGAGTGACGTGGTGTTAGACAGCCTGGAAAAGCTTCTGCTCACTGTCTCAGACCCTAAGAGCCCAGATCTGCCCACTGCCGAGCAGATCAACGTCCTCTGGAGGACCAGCCACTGGCCTGAAG ATATCGTCTTCCCTGTGCTGGACATCCTGCGTCTGGCTGTGCGGCACCCGGAGATTAACGCCCAGCTATGTGGAGGCACAGAGGGCGCCAGCCTTTGCAACCACCTTCTGGGCCTCATGTCGCTGCAGGGACGGCCGGCCAACCAGATGTTGGCCTTGCGCACACTCTGCAACTGCTTCGCCGGCTCCCGCGGCCGCACCCTGCTGCTGGGCCAGCGCGAGGCCGTGCTTTCACGGGCCTCCGACCTCCGCGCCGTCTGCAACAAGAACATTCACGTGGCACTGGCCACCCTGGTGCTCAACTACGCAGGCATGCTGCACGGGCGGCCGTCTGAGCTGGAGGCCAAGGCCCAGTGCCTGTCGGTGGCTAGCAGCGCACTGGAGGTAGTGCAGGACAAAGAGGCCATCTTCAGGCTGCTGGTAGCCCTGGGGACTACAGTGGCCGGGGACAGCACAGCCAAAGACCTCGCACGCTCGTTGGGCGTCTCTTCACAAATCACAAAGTACACCAGTGTGTCTGATCCAGCTAAAGTTGGGGAATGCTGTCGGCTAGTGCTGGATGAACTGCAGTGA
- the tdrd7b gene encoding tudor domain-containing protein 7B isoform X1, which yields MADEGLVRKMLGAVLRSGEGGLCLSRLQAEYKELTGEPIPYRQLGHATLDTLLHTMPSVVRVDRARSGEVMCYAAAGSEVGHVTKLAARRRTAEKTGRPQMVNCQLRVKPSAPLVFYANPRTSLRQPDYQSRQGRVGGRPDSRPGSMRGPNPEGRGCKPCNTPPSTPTRRPTPPSDRPDKRMTLPPRFQKEVHAHLSSTQQSTAPANLNESIPQLKARTSHSSSYNPKLVQSRLKEVLSKHSNGFWVSKLPQLYGELYKQDLPSEAMKDLDRWTHICIVERPCNSKPQELLLYPAKAFSQSSTPPSPAMTPTADRQPSSPKRSPCQAQQVTRPQPPSTSSPRESPKVLSEDLKQKLGGLLLKYSSGLWAHALPKLYQDTYNTKLPEYVLDNLLLLSDICTIDYPMTDNPKRAILYVKVAEDENCNQARLEDLKAREEVGGCVSSQVTPQLLIPKEEYPSVLIMEARSTNSVVLRYIGEGYSKALEKLEDDMKEFYREDNTKKPLVSLSSGQLTAVCAEEEEEIFRAQVCEVRSDQVKVYYVDHGFSEVISKSKLMELHEDFFRLPFQATKCKLAGLESFSQEPAVLKKFDSLASGKILLAELLERDAVPLMVLYDTSQDDDVNINAACMRTLHEKSLEVPLQVNSTHTNVSVISVCSDGTFCCHLPSQGLTKLNDILEKTETYFHSQVTSELLVSRPFCGKICLARYKGKWSRVEITNLHGSRVLDILFVDLGIQASVEVIELREIPPAFLRDFVAIPPQAVRCCLADLSVVVGSWTPDAVQRLKDTILHCSDCAMKIVKVEENKHLAHVYLFTNKNIQDPGNSLNRQLAGSDLWKQQADVFLSSQGPLKAPGDPTTPSTTAASTSLPSPSNGAGKPQHTPKTVSPQSGSGGELPATPSGGVRLPPALELPPRGQNMDIYVSVACHPGHFVLQPWQDMYKLVVLMGEMILYYNKMDEKLTTVEKDQVYAAKVENNWHRVLVKGVLSNGLVSVYQLDYGKHELVSCTLLRPLIQEFRQLPFQGITAQLAGVKPRKWSEEASIVFRNHVEKKPLVAQLDFVEEAEQPWDRKVTVYLVDTSQEDSDIWIHDLMAEFADGLTKAA from the exons atgGCAGATGAGGGGCTTGTGAGGAAGATGTTGGGAGCAGTGCTGCGGTCTGGCGAGGGTGGGTTGTGCCTCTCGCGCCTGCAGGCAGAATATAAGGAGCTCACGGGTGAACCCATACCCTACAGACAGCTGGGCCACGCCACGCTGGACACGCTGCTCCACACCATGCCCTCTGTGGTGCGCGTGGACCGGGCCCGatccggggag GTAATGTGTTACGCTGCAGCGGGGAGTGAAGTAGGTCATGTGACAAAGCTGGCGGCTCGACGGCGTACGGCTGAGAAGACTGGCCGGCCTCAAATGGTCAACTGCCAGCTGAGGGTTAAACCCTCTGCCCCTCTTGTGTTTTACG CCAATCCCAGGACATCTCTGAGGCAGCCTGATTACCAGAGCCGCCAGGGGCGAGTTGGGGGTCGGCCTGACTCTCGGCCTGGGAGCATGAGGGGCCCCAATCCTGAAGGAAGAGGCTGTAAACCTTGCAATACACCACCCAGCACACCCACCAGAagacccacccctccctctgacAG accAGACAAGAGGATGACCTTACCGCCCAGATTCCAAAAAGAAGTGCACGCCCACCTGTCTAGTACTCAACAGAGCACTG CTCCTGCCAACTTGAATGAAAGCATACCCCAACTAAAAGCCAGGACGTCCCATTCAAGTTCCTACAACCCCAAACTGGTGCAGTCTCGCCTCAAGGAAGTTCTGAGCAAGCACAGCAATGGTTTCTGGGTGTCTAAGCTTCCACAACTGTATGGAGAGCTGTATAAACAAGACCTTCCAAGTGAAGCAATGAAAGATCTGGATCGATGGACGCATATATGCATA GTTGAGAGACCGTGCAATAGCAAACCTCAGGAACTTCTGCTGTACCCTGCTAAAGCTTTTAGCCAAAGCAGTACCCCACCTAGCCCTGCCATGACACCTACAGCAGACCGACAGCCTTCCTCCCCCAAGAGATCTCCCTGCCAGGCACAGCAAGTGACCAGACCACAACCCCCTTCTACATCTAGCCCTCGGGAGTCCCCTAAGGTTTTATCCGAAGACCTTAAGCAAAAGCTTGGGGGGCTGCTCCTGAAGTACAGCAGTGGTCTGTGGGCTCATGCCCTCCCTAAACTCTACCAGGATACCTACAATACTAAGCTACCCGAGTATGTTCTTGACAACCTGCTTCTGCTGTCAGATATATGTACCATTGACTACCCCATGACGGACAACCCCAAAAGGGCGATTCTGTATGTAAAAGTTGCCGAGGATGAAAACTGCAACCAGGCGCGATTAGAAGACCTGAAGGCGAGAGAAgaagtgggtggatgtgtcagTTCTCAGGTCACACCCCAACTCCTCATTCCCAAGGAGGAGTATCCCTCAGTGTTGATCATGGAAGCAAGAAGCACCAACAGTGTTGTTCTGAG ATACATAGGCGAGGGATACTCCAAGGCCCTGGAGAAGCTGGAAGATGATATGAAGGAATTCTACAGAGAAGACAACACCAAGAAGCCCCTGGTCTCTCTTTCATCAGGCCAACTAACCGCAGTTTGTGctgaagaagaagaggagatcTTCCGAGCACAAGTGTGTGAGGTCAGGTCTGACCAGGTTAAG GTTTATTATGTGGATCATGGGTTCTCTGAGGTCATCAGTAAAAGCAAGTTGATGGAGTTGCATGAGGACTTTTTCAGACTGCCTTTCCAAGCTACCAAATGTAAACTGGCtg GCCTTGAGTCCTTTTCTCAGGAGCCAGCTGTGCTGAAAAAGTTTGACTCCCTGGCGAGTGGTAAAATCTTACTGGCTGAGCTCCTCGAGCGAGATGCGGTTCCTTTGATGGTGTTGTATGACACGTCACAGGATGATGATGTTAATATCAATGCTGCTTGCATGAGAACCCTACATGAGAAGTCTTTAGAGGTCCCTTTGCAG GTGAACAGTACCCACACGAATGTGAGTGTGAtaagtgtgtgttcagatggGACGTTCTGCTGCCATCTGCCTTCTCAAGGATTGACCAAGCTGAATGATATCCTAGAGAAGACAGAGACCTATTTTCACTCACAG GTCACATCGGAGTTGTTGGTTTCCAGACCTTTCTGTGGAAAAATCTGTCTGGCTCGCTACAAAGGCAAATGGTCTCGGGTTGAG aTAACTAACCTGCATGGAAGCCGTGTGCTGGACATTCTGTTTGTGGACCTGGGGATCCAGGCATCTGTTGAAGTCATTGAGCTAAGGGAAATCCCACCTGCTTTCCTACGTGACTTTGTCGCAATCCCACCCCAG GCAGTCAGGTGCTGTTTAGCTGACTTGTCTGTGGTTGTGGGCTCTTGGACTCCAGATGCAGTACAGAGGCTCAAAGACACAATTCTCCACTGCAGTGACTGTGCCATGAAG ATTGTTAAAGTAGAGGAGAACAAACACCTGGCCCATGTCTACCTGTTTACCAACAAGAACATCCAGGACCCTGGCAACAGCCTCAACCGCCAACTTGCTGGCTCGGATCTCTGGAAGCAACAGGCAGATGTCTTCCTGAGCAGCCAGGGCCCTCTGAAAGCTCCCGGTGACCCTACGACCCCCTCTACCACAGCTGCCTCCACCAGTCTTCCCAGCCCCAGCAATGGAGCAGGCAAACCTCAACACACGCCCAAGACAGTATCTCCCCAGTCGGGCTCAGGTGGAGAGCTTCCAGCCACCCCATCTGGGGGTGTGCGTCTGCCACCTGCTCTGGAGCTGCCCCCACGGGGTCAGAACATGGACATTTACGTGTCAGTAGCATGTCACCCAGGGCACTTTGTGCTACAGCCATGGCAGGATATGTACAAGCTGGTGGTCTTAATGGGAGAGATGATTCTGTACTATAACAAGATGGACGAAAAACTGACCACGGTGGAGAAGGACCAGGTGTATGCTGCCAAAGTGGAAAACAA CTGGCACCGCGTGCTTGTGAAAGGTGTGCTGTCCAATGGGCTGGTGTCGGTTTACCAGCTGGACTATGGCAAACACGAGCTGGTGAGCTGCACCCTGCTGAGGCCCCTCATCCAGGAGTTCCGCCAGCTCCCTTTCCAGGGCATCACTGCCCAGCTCGCAG GTGTGAAACCCAGGAAGTGGTCTGAAGAGGCTTCCATTGTATTCAGGAATCACGTTGAAAAAAAGCCCCTGGTGGCTCAGCTGGACTTTgtggaggaggcagagcagcCCTGGGACCGTAAGGTCACTGTGTACCTGGTGGACACATCCCAGGAGGACAGCGACATCTGGATCCATGACCTCATGGCTGAGTTTGCGGATGGGCTCACGAAAGCAGCGTAG
- the tdrd7b gene encoding tudor domain-containing protein 7B isoform X2: MRGPNPEGRGCKPCNTPPSTPTRRPTPPSDRPDKRMTLPPRFQKEVHAHLSSTQQSTAPANLNESIPQLKARTSHSSSYNPKLVQSRLKEVLSKHSNGFWVSKLPQLYGELYKQDLPSEAMKDLDRWTHICIVERPCNSKPQELLLYPAKAFSQSSTPPSPAMTPTADRQPSSPKRSPCQAQQVTRPQPPSTSSPRESPKVLSEDLKQKLGGLLLKYSSGLWAHALPKLYQDTYNTKLPEYVLDNLLLLSDICTIDYPMTDNPKRAILYVKVAEDENCNQARLEDLKAREEVGGCVSSQVTPQLLIPKEEYPSVLIMEARSTNSVVLRYIGEGYSKALEKLEDDMKEFYREDNTKKPLVSLSSGQLTAVCAEEEEEIFRAQVCEVRSDQVKVYYVDHGFSEVISKSKLMELHEDFFRLPFQATKCKLAGLESFSQEPAVLKKFDSLASGKILLAELLERDAVPLMVLYDTSQDDDVNINAACMRTLHEKSLEVPLQVNSTHTNVSVISVCSDGTFCCHLPSQGLTKLNDILEKTETYFHSQVTSELLVSRPFCGKICLARYKGKWSRVEITNLHGSRVLDILFVDLGIQASVEVIELREIPPAFLRDFVAIPPQAVRCCLADLSVVVGSWTPDAVQRLKDTILHCSDCAMKIVKVEENKHLAHVYLFTNKNIQDPGNSLNRQLAGSDLWKQQADVFLSSQGPLKAPGDPTTPSTTAASTSLPSPSNGAGKPQHTPKTVSPQSGSGGELPATPSGGVRLPPALELPPRGQNMDIYVSVACHPGHFVLQPWQDMYKLVVLMGEMILYYNKMDEKLTTVEKDQVYAAKVENNWHRVLVKGVLSNGLVSVYQLDYGKHELVSCTLLRPLIQEFRQLPFQGITAQLAGVKPRKWSEEASIVFRNHVEKKPLVAQLDFVEEAEQPWDRKVTVYLVDTSQEDSDIWIHDLMAEFADGLTKAA; encoded by the exons ATGAGGGGCCCCAATCCTGAAGGAAGAGGCTGTAAACCTTGCAATACACCACCCAGCACACCCACCAGAagacccacccctccctctgacAG accAGACAAGAGGATGACCTTACCGCCCAGATTCCAAAAAGAAGTGCACGCCCACCTGTCTAGTACTCAACAGAGCACTG CTCCTGCCAACTTGAATGAAAGCATACCCCAACTAAAAGCCAGGACGTCCCATTCAAGTTCCTACAACCCCAAACTGGTGCAGTCTCGCCTCAAGGAAGTTCTGAGCAAGCACAGCAATGGTTTCTGGGTGTCTAAGCTTCCACAACTGTATGGAGAGCTGTATAAACAAGACCTTCCAAGTGAAGCAATGAAAGATCTGGATCGATGGACGCATATATGCATA GTTGAGAGACCGTGCAATAGCAAACCTCAGGAACTTCTGCTGTACCCTGCTAAAGCTTTTAGCCAAAGCAGTACCCCACCTAGCCCTGCCATGACACCTACAGCAGACCGACAGCCTTCCTCCCCCAAGAGATCTCCCTGCCAGGCACAGCAAGTGACCAGACCACAACCCCCTTCTACATCTAGCCCTCGGGAGTCCCCTAAGGTTTTATCCGAAGACCTTAAGCAAAAGCTTGGGGGGCTGCTCCTGAAGTACAGCAGTGGTCTGTGGGCTCATGCCCTCCCTAAACTCTACCAGGATACCTACAATACTAAGCTACCCGAGTATGTTCTTGACAACCTGCTTCTGCTGTCAGATATATGTACCATTGACTACCCCATGACGGACAACCCCAAAAGGGCGATTCTGTATGTAAAAGTTGCCGAGGATGAAAACTGCAACCAGGCGCGATTAGAAGACCTGAAGGCGAGAGAAgaagtgggtggatgtgtcagTTCTCAGGTCACACCCCAACTCCTCATTCCCAAGGAGGAGTATCCCTCAGTGTTGATCATGGAAGCAAGAAGCACCAACAGTGTTGTTCTGAG ATACATAGGCGAGGGATACTCCAAGGCCCTGGAGAAGCTGGAAGATGATATGAAGGAATTCTACAGAGAAGACAACACCAAGAAGCCCCTGGTCTCTCTTTCATCAGGCCAACTAACCGCAGTTTGTGctgaagaagaagaggagatcTTCCGAGCACAAGTGTGTGAGGTCAGGTCTGACCAGGTTAAG GTTTATTATGTGGATCATGGGTTCTCTGAGGTCATCAGTAAAAGCAAGTTGATGGAGTTGCATGAGGACTTTTTCAGACTGCCTTTCCAAGCTACCAAATGTAAACTGGCtg GCCTTGAGTCCTTTTCTCAGGAGCCAGCTGTGCTGAAAAAGTTTGACTCCCTGGCGAGTGGTAAAATCTTACTGGCTGAGCTCCTCGAGCGAGATGCGGTTCCTTTGATGGTGTTGTATGACACGTCACAGGATGATGATGTTAATATCAATGCTGCTTGCATGAGAACCCTACATGAGAAGTCTTTAGAGGTCCCTTTGCAG GTGAACAGTACCCACACGAATGTGAGTGTGAtaagtgtgtgttcagatggGACGTTCTGCTGCCATCTGCCTTCTCAAGGATTGACCAAGCTGAATGATATCCTAGAGAAGACAGAGACCTATTTTCACTCACAG GTCACATCGGAGTTGTTGGTTTCCAGACCTTTCTGTGGAAAAATCTGTCTGGCTCGCTACAAAGGCAAATGGTCTCGGGTTGAG aTAACTAACCTGCATGGAAGCCGTGTGCTGGACATTCTGTTTGTGGACCTGGGGATCCAGGCATCTGTTGAAGTCATTGAGCTAAGGGAAATCCCACCTGCTTTCCTACGTGACTTTGTCGCAATCCCACCCCAG GCAGTCAGGTGCTGTTTAGCTGACTTGTCTGTGGTTGTGGGCTCTTGGACTCCAGATGCAGTACAGAGGCTCAAAGACACAATTCTCCACTGCAGTGACTGTGCCATGAAG ATTGTTAAAGTAGAGGAGAACAAACACCTGGCCCATGTCTACCTGTTTACCAACAAGAACATCCAGGACCCTGGCAACAGCCTCAACCGCCAACTTGCTGGCTCGGATCTCTGGAAGCAACAGGCAGATGTCTTCCTGAGCAGCCAGGGCCCTCTGAAAGCTCCCGGTGACCCTACGACCCCCTCTACCACAGCTGCCTCCACCAGTCTTCCCAGCCCCAGCAATGGAGCAGGCAAACCTCAACACACGCCCAAGACAGTATCTCCCCAGTCGGGCTCAGGTGGAGAGCTTCCAGCCACCCCATCTGGGGGTGTGCGTCTGCCACCTGCTCTGGAGCTGCCCCCACGGGGTCAGAACATGGACATTTACGTGTCAGTAGCATGTCACCCAGGGCACTTTGTGCTACAGCCATGGCAGGATATGTACAAGCTGGTGGTCTTAATGGGAGAGATGATTCTGTACTATAACAAGATGGACGAAAAACTGACCACGGTGGAGAAGGACCAGGTGTATGCTGCCAAAGTGGAAAACAA CTGGCACCGCGTGCTTGTGAAAGGTGTGCTGTCCAATGGGCTGGTGTCGGTTTACCAGCTGGACTATGGCAAACACGAGCTGGTGAGCTGCACCCTGCTGAGGCCCCTCATCCAGGAGTTCCGCCAGCTCCCTTTCCAGGGCATCACTGCCCAGCTCGCAG GTGTGAAACCCAGGAAGTGGTCTGAAGAGGCTTCCATTGTATTCAGGAATCACGTTGAAAAAAAGCCCCTGGTGGCTCAGCTGGACTTTgtggaggaggcagagcagcCCTGGGACCGTAAGGTCACTGTGTACCTGGTGGACACATCCCAGGAGGACAGCGACATCTGGATCCATGACCTCATGGCTGAGTTTGCGGATGGGCTCACGAAAGCAGCGTAG